Genomic window (Aethina tumida isolate Nest 87 chromosome 4, icAetTumi1.1, whole genome shotgun sequence):
ATTTCTTAAGGTAATAATTCTGAAGAGGATGTCAAAACTGAGGTTCATCCTTCCTTAAATTctaagaagaaaatttaaagataaaatattgtaattgaattaaaagttttaatacaaaaaagtaaacaaatacaattctttcaacattaatatgaatattcattatattatttgaatctaATATTAATCTTTTCTTGAGATCCAAGGAactactattatttatatattcatgttaaatgctaaatactaaagtattttaattctgctcaaaattcaacaataaacaaagagactattattcattttattattcttcaaTTCCTTTGtctaataaacagtttaattctgaagaaaaGGTTAAAATTGAGGTTCAAGTTTTCTTCTGTTCCAAGAGTCCAGAATATTTTTCACACTGTATAATTCTGCTTGttagtaaaaattactaattataatttgattgaacaaatgttattttaaagaaaattaagacattttagattttatcaaATACCACTCttgtttctttatatttttttcagaaacttCTGATAAATTTGGAATATATGCTCACCTGATTGATAGAGTaaaggtttaaaaaatttatagaggaaatattacaacaaacgatttaacacaaaaaaatatacaattttttcaacaataatgtgtattataatatttgattctaATGTTCATCTTTTTTCAAAGCCAAGGacatagtattttttaaatgttaagaaGACTAAATCACCAATAAATCACCACCAGTTTCATTCTGAAGAGGAGGTTAAAATTGAGGTTCATCTTTTCTTCAATTCCAAATGTCCGATTTTCTTTCTCACTTCATAATACTGCTTGTTAAtagacattattaattatgatggaaattatttggttgaacaaatgttattttaaagaaaattaggaCATTTTAGATTCTAAAcgttataaaagtatattactACTGTCCCTTATCAAATACcacttaaaaattcttaattttagattatatcCTGATGTAATGATCtgatgaatttgaattttgtgtTCATCCCTTTTTAAATCAGTCCTCTTGAAATAAATCGATAGAGtacagatttaaaaaattatagataatatattgtaattgacaaaaaaacaatttaacacaaaaaagtaaacaattttttcaacaataatatgaatatatattacaatatttggtTCTAATGTTCATCTTTTCTTCAAATCCAAAGACacagtatttttatatgttaaggTTAATAGctgaatactaaaatattttaaatgctgTTCATAAATCACCAAGAAATCACCAGaagtttaattctgaagagagGGTTAAAACTGAAGTTCTtcttttcttcagtttcaagaatccagattttttttcatatttttacttgtagaacgttaataaaaattgtaaattataacactatttgaataaaagctattttaaaggttttagattttaagtgttataaaagtatattaccACTGCCCCTACCAACTTTTTTGGGAAAttctgaattttgaaaatgtcttCACATCTTTCTAAATCAGtccttttgaaataaatggaTAAGGTACAGCTATTACCCAAATTATagcaaattaaagaaaaatattgtaattgaaacaaaagatttaatacaaaaaagtaaacaaatacaattctttcaatattaatatgaatatttattatattatttaattctttcaacattaaaataattatttattatatcatttgATTATAATGTTCATCTTTACTTTAGATCGCAGGACtcagtattatttatatattcacattaaatgctgaatactaaaatattttaatgctaCTCAAAAATCACtaataaacaaagaaactattattcattattattcaattcctttatctaataaacagtttaattctgaagagaaaattaaaactgaggTTTATCTTTTCTTTAGTTCCAAGAATACAGAAATTTTTTATCGTTGCATAATTTTACTTGTAGAACTATTTAGAGGAATTCAAGAAAATTGGAGGAACATACCATAGATAGGTCATATTCGGAAATTGGTCAAGTCTATGCTCAGGGGATgctaaacattataaaacgatataatataatttattaatgttactcatttaatcaataaaaattcctttcaaaattaaagttgctatatttatgtccagttcagttcagaaaaataaatataaataatattgtatagaataagaaaatgttaGGTTTTAGAATAGAGTATGTAAATCTTAAACATTTCTTGTGAATAGTCAAGACATTTGACAATTTACCCACTTCCAAATACATAGACTGAATCCAAGATTGCTTTGTTAATGTTTCCCTTACCGTTTTGTTATCGAGAGAGACAATCCCAAACACACAACAACATTATTATCGTCTATAGACACAGCCAGACATTTGGTTCCAAATCACGGGCACCAATTCGTAAATTGAGAGGTCCCGGTCACGTGCCAAATTAACTGCCTGCGCCTCTGTTTATAATCCGTTAACTAACCGGTAATGTTCTCGTTATCATTTGCTTCTATCTTAATGCACGGCAACATGAATTGCCCAACCCCATGTGTGTGCATTTGTTAATTGCGTGGTTGGAGGCGTACGACTCGATGCGAAAGTCTTTGTCGTGACCCAATTCGCTTATGAAATATTAGGGGGTGTTTCGATACCAGTAAATAAAAGCATATAAAATTAGGCAGCCGAGTATCATAGGACGAACAAAAACGGCTTTATGGCCGCCCAAAAACCGACTCGAACGTGGGagttaagaataattttggtaaataaGTCATTAGGCCCGGCGCACTTTTAATGCGCCTCCGGAGGAAAGAAACGGTTGACTATAAAGATTGGAAGAGGTTGTAAATTTCGATTCCATTTCCGGGAGAATTAGCTCTGCGGGAATGAATATTAAACGACGTTGATCAGATATGGATGTAATAACCGAAAAGTCGTAACCCATATTCTTGCCATCTGGAAATTTCGAATAGGCAGTTTAGGAATCGTAATGTCGAATGCTCCGCGACGAATTCCATTcggaatttaatttgaatattgccCGTTCTCAATTACGGACAGATGTAGATGGGgattccaataaaaattaatattcgatcattaattactaatttcgtTCTTTTGAACAGCGATTAAAACCTGCAATAAGTTTTTTCAGTAAATCATAAGTTTTTGACTGTCCAAAATTCTtggttttaacttttaatgaatgaattttcaaCCGGTACTTTAAGCAATACCAATACTTAccctaaataatatattttctaaaaatttagggattatttgtgaattttttttatttcaaagcaTAATAGACAGTGTGGtcataatttgtcaaaaaaaatgaaatatctcaaaagctaatgcaatttttttatgcaTATTGATGGATTCTATTTTATCAGAATCAGACATTATTGGACGAATTCGACCGATAAACTATGGTTAAAATAGGAAAAGTGCATACCTCAAACTTTTTAGTAAAGTGAACACTTTTTTAGCagcgttgggcactttttggtgggttcgcgtcaccgacatgctcaaGATTGGCGCACGCGCAGTATGCTGTGCCCCTTTTTGGATGGCTGAAATCTCGAGCGTCACCgtctctataactgccaattttatttttttaattaaatatctaatattactttagaaagtttttattgatgtacaattaaaatacaagaattattacacattttcGAAATCTGCCAAAAGTCGGCTTTCGTAAATATTTCAGGTCtccttgtatatttatttataggttgTTTCAGAaatggtttatatttattttccatttacaaacatgtttttgtaaatagttgcttataaaaaatcttttaagtattttataacacatttattatttgacagaaataataaacaaaattcataaagaatggaaaaaaatatatttacagtgtttattttaaatgacgcTTTCACATCTATAGATGAATACTTAGAACCATTCAAAGAACTTTTACCTAACTACCCAAAACAACCTGTTCTCATTGCTGTTGTTGTTAAGTGGGTTGCGGAGCCGTAGGGTAAGGATTTAAAAAGATGATTGTAATAGGTtatgttattgtttatatatagttattttgAAAAGTGATCTGCTCCAGATGTTTGATGAGGATGTAAACTCTCCCAATGTGTATAACGTGGAATTTCTTCTCGAGGAGAATGCTGCATGATCGAATTTGTAAGTGGAATTCAATTGTACACTTCAGTTTGTGGCAAGGCGTAAATAACTAGCATAAacgaagtattttaataacagcAGTAAGTATAAACACAAAAGTAGATAGAGAAATCTATACAAGCAGTCTTGAAACATTCTAAAAACGTTATTAAAGTTCatcaagtttttatatttacttctgTAATCTTGTAAGGTAAACTTATGTCACTAGGGCCAGGAATGATGTcacaaatctttaaatatttatttgaatacctTTTTATATGCTTCTGTAGAAACAATTGACACCCACTATATAAACAACTtatttgtcttattttttacagGAATTCACATAGgggtacaaaattaaatgaatattcagAGGATTTCTTTGCCTGAAGAACTTGtccaatcaaaataatattcaataataaagtgTTACAttcaaaaactacaaaaacacTACAAAAAGTACTacttcagattagattttgggACACActgcataattaaataatacttatgatctacattgttaaaatataaattaaaactatggaGTTGGTTGTGGTATTGCAAAATTTGCGGTTAACATTTTGTGACCTTTGTGGGAAGACATTTAAGGAAGAAAGCGAATAccacaaacatttaaaaacccATCACCTGAAAAATATCACGGAGAAAAAGTACGTTTGCGACATTTGCGGCAAAAAATTCCGCGATAAGTACGGCGTCTCTGTCCACATAACTATTCATACGGGGGAGTTATTCGAATGCCATATTTGCGGAAAAAAGTTAAGCAAGTCACATTTACCTAAACACATGAAAATTCACACGCACGAGAAGAAATTCGGCTGCACCGTTTGCGGAACGAAATTCCTCTATCGGAGCAGTCTCACCAAACACATGCAAATTCACGGGGAAAAAAAGTTCGGTTGTAACGTTTGCGGGAGGAAGTTCCATGTGAGGTTCAGTCTCATCAGACACGTAAAAACTCACACGGACAAGAAACCGTTCGGTTGCAACGTTTGCGGTATGAAGTTCCGCCGGAACGACTACCTCCCTAAGCACAAGCAGACTCACGAGGTGTAGTACTGCTCTAAGCATATGTGAAGGGGGGCGAAAAGAAATTTGGTTGACGATGTTTTGAAAACCATAATTAGGCTTATgttaatagaatattattgattattaaactgatatttacttgtttcatttaattaccACAGAACACTCACTCATTACTTACCATCAAGATATTTTATGACGTTTTTTAAATTCCGATATGAGCAGAAAATGtacattacaaataaataaaacactctaattaattagaaattatttgtttccttagacaaactaaaaatgaattaaagaaatttcaaccacttctacaaatttttataaattatttttttttataaccatttttcatcaaaagtagcatattttcaaacacaaaaaaaaatgtcttttatgttttttctcttgattttttttcaattgaccAAGACTAGTTCTTCATTACacctaaaaatagataaatataaaaaatgaatatttgagttttaattttttatgatataaacatgTGAAGTATATCACAAAAGAACTGGTTCCTTATTAATCCTGTTCGAGCCAATCACTCCATCATCTCTTTTTTTGAGTCAGGGAAATCTCTTAATACatcattttctaattgtatTTCTTCATTTGTGGGGAAGGACTTGGTCAACAATTTTTGTTGGAACCACCATCATTAAAatccttaaaaaaatactaaacaatttcgttttaatatgtttattactcATGGctcatattataattaaattaaaactatgaatacttaaaaatattaaactaaagttGTCGCACAATCTGACATagttcatataaaattaatagtacaaataaattaattttttactcaccaacaaaattattataaatcaaacacaataaatGTTGTCTATAAATCACtaacacaaattaataaacgtagaaataaatatgaatgttaGAAAATCACAGCGGCAATGTTAAGAACAATTTCGCGGTTCCAGAGATACCAACTTAATTTTAGGCTGTCGTAATGCAGTTTTACCAATGTATtttacttacaaatatttaaaatattaaataaattaaatttctaataaaatgtcacaaagtagattctttaattaaatacatattatcaaTTGTACCTctctttgaaaaataaaaactataaaattatgtctACCACTGTAGGTTAATATTCGTAACACAAGGTAGTTTCTaacctaatttttaaaagaacgttgaacaaaaacaaaaacatggaAGAGTTACTTGTGGTTCTGAAAAACctggaattaatattttgtgaccTTTGTGGTAAGACATTCAAGAAAAATAGCGAATACAATGATCATTTAAAAACTCAACACATGGAAGATAACTCGAAGAAATTCGATTGTCACATTTGCGGAAAGAAGTTCCGCTATAGGTGCTTGTTATCTGCACACATGGTAATTCACACGAGAGAGAATAAATTCGCTTGTCACGTTTGCGGGAAAAAGTTCCGATTCAAGGGCAATATAAATCCTCACATGGCAATACACAAGGACGAGAGGAAGTTTGATTGCCACATTTGCGGAAAAAAGTTCCGCAGTAAGTACTATTTACCTATTCACGCACGAATTCATGCAAAGGAccagaaataattttacaatatatgcGATAAGAAGTTGAGTACAGTCACTCTATTCACATAAATGTTCAGAAAAGAATAAGAAGTAATGTGATTGTtgcatttttggaaaaaatttacACTATCAATGCAATTTGCCTATTCACAAGCGAATTCACATGGGGATGTCTCTGTAGTCACATGGActccataaataattaaaatatatattgctaGAAGTAATAGAAATATCTGTTGTTTTGTTACACTTTTGTGTTGATTTTAAGAAGGCTATTGATCATCCATTTAGATTATTTCTGAATGGGTACAATAAAcccaaagattttatttatgttaataattctagcagtaattaattcaataattttattattatgtattaagaaaaaatgtaaagttgATTTCAATAAACGTAATTAAGTGTATACGCCTACTTTTTGTCCAATACTCGCATGTTGTATTGGTCAGTAGCGATATTCTGTGAAAGGTTCTCAAACATGTGGGTGTCGCATCTTAAGGAAGATGTTCCGCAAAATGCCTACAATTTCTGATCATTTAGATGTTCACATGGAGAAGGGGAAATTCTtcattaactttttgaatCACATTTTAACTTGTgctgtgaaaaataaaaccagttattaagtaattttgaagACCAATAGTATGGTTTGTTTATAGaagtaatttattctttaaggttacattacaattatggtcacttttcattaatttaatatgattatgTTTTGAAAAGTTTCCAATtcactataatttaattcaaatgatGCACCAAAATGCGAGATATGTTAAGTGGGTTGCAGAGCCGGAGggtaaagatttaaaaaacttaatgtaAAGTATTGGACATCAGTCATGGAAAGATTTTCATAAGGAAAAAGAAGAaactaagtaaataaatttataaacaccaATAATTACATTATCGGAATTAATAGTAATCATTCTGTCAACGCAATGTTCCACAGGTTGTGATAGGTTATGTTATTGTTTGAAAGGTGATCTGCAGCGACTGTAAACGTATGGCAGGCTCTGCTCCAGATATTCGATGTGGATGCAAACTCTCAATGTGCATATCGTGGAATTTCTTCTCGAGGAGAACGCTGCATGATCGAATTTGGAAATGGAATTCAATTGTACATTGCAGCTTGCACTGTATCCCTTTCAGATCCGAAGGGGCAAGTGGCAAAGCCCTAATAACTAGCCTACACGAGGTGTTTTAATAGCAGCTCGACTTAGTAGTAAGTACAGTCAGAGAAGTGGGTTGATCGAGAAATCTATAGAACCATGGAAGTTATATAGACATTAGGACAACTGTCTTTGAAACCTTACAGTTgatcaagttttaaaacttttttcacAAAGGCCTGGACACACCACAGTTTTAGTCTTTACAATGATGTcacaaatcttaaaatatttatttaaatttgcttcTTCTGTATTTTGATGGGCTTAAATTTATtggtcttattttttataggagTTTACATGGGGGTACACAAATGAGTGAATATTTGGGGGATTTTCTTGCCTGAAGAACATGtccaacta
Coding sequences:
- the LOC109606050 gene encoding zinc finger protein ZFP2, whose translation is MELVVVLQNLRLTFCDLCGKTFKEESEYHKHLKTHHLKNITEKKYVCDICGKKFRDKYGVSVHITIHTGELFECHICGKKLSKSHLPKHMKIHTHEKKFGCTVCGTKFLYRSSLTKHMQIHGEKKFGCNVCGRKFHVRFSLIRHVKTHTDKKPFGCNVCGMKFRRNDYLPKHKQTHEVYFTNVVSNLIFKRTLNKNKNMEELLVVLKNLELIFCDLCGKTFKKNSEYNDHLKTQHMEDNSKKFDCHICGKKFRYRCLLSAHMVIHTRENKFACHVCGKKFRFKGNINPHMAIHKDERKFDCHICGKKFRSKYYLPIHARIHAKDQK